From the genome of Micromonospora lupini:
CGTTCCGCGCCGCCCGCGATCAGCCGGCCGGCGGCCGGGTCGTCCGACCCCGACCCGCGGTCGAGTCGACGGGCGCCAACGGCGGCCGGTTCCGCTCCGGCACGGCAGTCGAACCGGCCAACGGCGGTCACGCCACGCGGTCCGGGACGCCCACCGGGCCGGGCGGCGGCACCGGGCGGGCATGATGGCGGTGTGCAGATCTCCGCGCGTGGCGACTACGCGGTACGGGCGGCGCTGAGCCTCGCGACCGCGTACCCCTCGCTGTTGTCCACCCAGGCCATCGCCGCCGAACAGGACATGCCCCGCAAGTTCCTGGAGGCGGTCCTGGCCGATCTGCGCCGGGCCGGCATCGTGCGCGCCCAGCGCGGCGCCGAGGGTGGCTACACCCTCGCCCGTGCGCCCCGCGAGGTGACGGTCGGCGCGGTGCTGCGCGCGGTGGAGGGCCCGCTCGCGGGCGTCCGCGGCCTGCGGCCGGAGGAGACCCGCTACGAGGGCGCGGCGGAGAACCTGCCCGGCCTGTGGGTGGCGGTACGAGCCGCCGTCCGGCGGGTGGTCGACGAGGTGAGCCTCGCCGAGATCATCAGCGGACGGCTGCCCGCGCACGTCCGCAGGCTCACCGCCCTGCCCGACGCGTGGGAACCCCGCTGACAGTTGTCACAGGGTGTGGATGACGTCGGCCGTGGGCAGGCGGGGCAGCCGCTCGCGCCAGGCGTCCGGGCCCGGATGGCCCACACTCATCAACAGCAGCGCCTCGTGCCGCCCGGCGGGGAAGAACTCCCGGGTCACCCCGGCGGCGTCGAACCCGGCCATCGGTCCGGCGGCCAGCCCCGCGGCGCGTACGCCCACCAGCAGGTAACCGATCTGGAGGGTCGCGTTGAAGCGGGCCTGCTCGGCACGCGCCACCCGGTCGGCGAGCCAGTCGCGGGCCTGCGGGCGGTGCGGGTACAGCTCGGGCAGCCGCTCGTGGAAGTCCACGTCGGCGGCGAGCACCGCCACCAGCGGCGCGCTTGCCGTCTTCGCCCGGTTGCTCGACGACACGTACGGCAGCAGCCGGGCCCGCGACTCCGATGAGCGCAGCAGCAGCACCCGCAGCGGCTGGCCGTTGTACGCCGTCGGTCCGTACCGGATGAGGTCGTGGATGGCCGCGACCTGGGCGTCCGTGACCGGCTCGTCGGTGAACGTGTTGGCCGTGCGGGCCGCCCGGAACAGCAGGTCCTGGGCGGCCCGGTCCAACGCGAACAGGTCGGCCGCGGCGGGTGCGGTCATTCCGGCGTCGCCGCGAGGTAGCCGCCCTGGTGGTGCACCAGCGGCCGGCCGTCGCCGCCGTCGCTCAGGGCGAGCGGTTCGGCGATCACCAGCGTGTGGTCGCCGGCCGGGACGCGGTGCACCACCCGACAGAACAGCCGGGCCAGCACCCCGGTCAGCAGCGGCACACCGAACGGGCCGGGTGTCCAGTCCGGGTAGGCGGCGAACCTGTCGATGCCGCTGGTGGCGAAGACAGTCGCCGCCTCCCGCTGCCCCGCGGCCAGCAGATGGACGGCGACATGCTCGGCGCGGGCCAGCACCGGCCAGCTCGACGACGCCACACCGAGGCAGAACGAGACGAGCGGCGGGTCCAGCGAGACCGAGGTGAACGAGGTGGCGGTGAACCCGGCCCGGATCGGTGCGCCGATCCCGCCCAGGCAGGCCGGATCGGTGGCGCGGGCCACCGCGGTGACCACCGTGACGCTCGTGGCCTGTCGGCGCAGCAACGCGCGGAACAGGTTCTGGTCCACAGGTCGCAGCTCGGCGGCGTCCGTGACCGGACGCTCCACGGTGGTCACGCCGACGCCAGGGTCGGCGTGGCGTACGAGCGGCAGTTGACGGCGGTGAGTTCGGGGAGGGTGACCTGGCCGCCCGAGCCCCGCTGACGCAGTTCGGCGGCCCACCCGGGCTCGGGGTCACCCCCGGCCACGCCTGTCAGCAGGGTCAACGCGGCGGTGGCCGCGACGGCACGACGGGGTGGGGGCATGGGGGTCTCCTGATCTGTGCACGGTGGGAGTGCGGGGCGCCCGGGTAGGGCGTTGAAGGCACGCCGCTCCGCGGTGAGCGGGCGAGCGGTGCGAGTGCGGCGACGGAGCCGAGCCGGGGAGAACCGGTCAGCTCAACAGAGCGCGCTCGCGTGCCGGACCAGGTCGACGTGCACGCAAGCGATGAGGAGGAGCTCATCCCGCTGCGACATGACCTCATGCTGCCGCCGGTGGGATCGACGGGTCAACGGTCTTCCAGAAGGTGAGAATTTCACCGCTGCCGATGTGGCGAAGCGCCCCGAGCAGTGTTTACCGCCGCGCAACACCTACCTGGTGGATAGAGATTGCCGAAGCGGACGGCGTCACCGTCCAACCGGGACGAGGAGAGGGTTTCGGAATTCGCCCGTTCGGGAATGTTCGATCTCGACACGGCAGGGAACGGTGACGAGGGGAGTCCTCCGATGGGCCTCATGTTTCGCAAGCGCAAGAAGATCGGTCCGCTGATCCTGAACTTCACCGAGAACGGCTTCTCCTCGTGGAGCATCAAGATCGGGCGCTGGTCCTGGAACTCGAAGGCCCGGGCGCACCGCGTCGACCTGCCGGGTCCGCTGTCCTGGAAGCAGGACAAGTCCCGGTCGTAGCGTCCCGGGAGTCGAGCGGGGTGCCGGTGATTCACCGGCACCCCGCTCGGCGTCTGCGCCACCGGGCCGGGGCCGCCGGTTCAGGGCGTGGGGGTGATGAGTTCGTCGCCGGCAAGTCGGCCGGTGTCGCGCTCGCGGCGCACGTCGCCCGCGTCCACCAGATCGGTGAGCGCTCGGTTGGCGTCCGCGGCACGATAGACGGTCGCGGTGAGGGTGTGCCGGCGCAGCTCGGTGACCGGCCGCGGCCCACCGTGGCGCAGCTCGGCCAGCAACTGGCGGGCCAGCGGTTCCAGGGCCGGCTCCCCGGCCACGTCGACAGGCGGGGCCGCCGGGTCGGCGGGGTCGCGGTAGCGCACGCCGAGTTCCGCGCCGACCGTCCAGAGCGCCTCACGGACCGCCTCCAGGCTCCGGTCCGAGCGGCTGCCGAACGCGACCACGCCGGCCGCCGCGTCACCTGCCGCACTTGCCGCGTCACCTGAGGGGTCGGCCGGTAGCACCGGCGCCACCTCGGCGACCAGCGGGAATCCGGCGGCGACGAGGGCCGCGCGGGTGGCACTGCCGGCGTGCAGCAGCACCTCGCCGGTGCGACCGTTGGCGGCGGCGTCGAGCAGACGCGGGGGCACCTCGCCGGGCAGGTCCAGGAAGCAGAACAGCGGCGAACCGGCCGCGCCGCCCGCCTTCACCGCGACCGGCAGCCGGTCCGGCCCGCCGGGCAGCAGGTGCACCGTCACCTCGGCCGGCAGCTCCGCCTCGATCGGCCCGAGCCGGGCCGGCAGGTCGGCGGCGCCGTCGGCGAGCACCAGCACCGTCACCTGTCGACCGCGCACCTGGGCGGCGTGGCCGGCGACCACCCGCAGCACCGCTTCTGCCCCGCCGCCGTCGGCGCCGGCCCAGGCCAGCGCGACTGTTGCCCGCCGGGAGCGGTGCAGGGCGGCGGGCAGCCAGGTCGCCACCTGGCGGACCAGCAGCTCACGAAGGAAGTCGGTGGTCCGGTTGGTCGGCATCGGTCCGTTCTACCCTATGGCCGGCTCAGGCCGGCACGGAGATCCCCACACCACCGCGGGTCTGCCCGCCGTAGCGCTGCCGCTCGGCGGCCAGGTCGAGCCGGCCGATGCGCTTGCGGGCGGCCAGCGCGCCGTCGTCGAGCCGGTCGGCCGGGACCAGCCAGACCACCTCGAACTCCAGCCCGTCCGGGTCCTGGCCGTAGAGGCTCTTGGTGGTGCCGTGGTCGGACGTGCCGACAAGCGCCCCGGCGGCGGTGAGCCGCTCGGCGGTGGCCGCCAGCTCGTCGAGGGTGTCGACCTCCCACGCCAGGTGGTAGAGCCCGACGGTGGCCCGGCCGGCGGTGGACCGCCCGGCGGCGGCGCCGATCTCGAACAGGCCGAGGTCGTGGTCGTTGGTGGAGTCGGGGGCCTGGAGGAAGGTGGCGCCCCGGAAACCGTCCGGGGTCATCGCCACCGGGCGGAAGCCCAGCACGTCGCGGTAGAAGGCGACGCTGCGGGCGAGGTCACTGACGTAGAGGACCGCGTGGTTGAGCCGGTGGATACCCATGATCCCAGGCTAGCGCCATTTGGTTGAGCGTTCAACCATCGCGGGTATGATGGTCGTCATGACCCGCTGGTTGGACCCCGACGAGCAGCGCACCTGGCGGGCGTTCCTCGCCGCCTCACGCGCGCTGATGGACACGCTCGACCGCGAGCTGCAACGCGACGCCGGCATGCCGCACGCCTACTACGAGATCCTGGTCCGGCTCTCCGAGACACCGGGTAGGCAACTACGGATGAGCGACCTGGCCGAGGCGGCCGGGTCGTCGCGCAGCCGGCTCTCGCACGCGGTGGCCCGCCTCGAGGCGGCCGGCTGGGTGCGTCGCGAGGACTGCCCCACCGACCGGCGCGGGCAGATCGCGGTGCTCACCGACGAGGGTTTCGCGATCCTCGCGGCCGCGGCCCCCGGCCACGTCGAGGGGGTACGCCGACACCTGTTCGACGCGTTGAGCCCGGCCCAGGTCGACCAGTTGCGCCGGATCAGCGAGACGTTGGCCGAGCACCTGACCAGATCCTGACCGATCGGCACCGGCGCGGGTCTTGTACTTACCGTCGTCGGATGAGCACGATGGGGCGTGTCCTCCGGCTTCGACGAGTTGACTGACCAGGCGCACCACCTCGTGTCCACTGGCGACGTGGCCGGCGCGCAACGGCTGCTCTCCGACGCGCTCACCGACGCCGACCCCCGCCCGGCCAACGCCACACCCGAATTGGCCGAGGCGGCCAGCCTCCAGGCGCGGGTGCTCGTCGCCCTCGGCGAGCCGCACTCCGCCCGAGGCTGGGCCGCCTTCGCGTACGCCGCCACCACCCGTCTGCACGGCCGCTCCGACCCTCGCACGGTGGCCGCCGCGGCTACCCTGGCCGCCGTGCTGCACCGGGTGGGCAGCCACTCCCGGGCCGCCCGGCTGTACCAGGAAGTCATCATCGAGCTGACCGCGCAGGACGGGCCCGAGTCGCTGCGGGTGCTGGCCGCGCACGCCGACCTGGCCACCGTCGAGTACGCCCGCGGCCAGTGCACGGTGGCCCGCGACCGCCTCCAGGACGCCTGGGAGCTGCACCGCGAGGTGTACGGCGACGGTCACCCCAGCGGCATCAAGATGCTGGCCCGGCTCGGCGCCATGCAGCGCGACTGTGGGCAGTTCGCCGAGGCGCACGACAACCTGGCGTTGGCCCGCGAGCTGTGCCGGCAGCACCTGGCCGCCGATGATCCACTGGCGTCGCAGGTGGCCGCTCTCGCCCGGGCGGCGGCCAACCCCGACCACGCCTGCGCCGACGACGCGCCCGCCGAGCGGGACGTTCCGGTGGTGCCGGCCGCGCGTACCGCGCCGCACAGCGACAGACCTGTCGAGTCCGCCTACCACCCACCCGCGTCCCCGCCGCGTCAGGTCGAGGAGGAGGTGACCGCTCCGGCCGACCGCGAGGACGAGTCATGGGCCGCGCACGGGGTCGGCTCGGTGCCGAACCCCCGGGTCCCGGCCGACGAGCCGGACGGGTCGCCGGGCTTCCGCTGGCCGCCGCCCGACCCGACGGACGAGCCGGACTTCCGCTGGCCGCCGGACCCGACGTACGACGACCCCGCCCCGCACCCCACCGTCCCGCCGGTGCCCCCATCGGTGGCCGGGTTCACCGGCGGCGTCGAGGAGGCGTCCGGCGTCTACCGGCTGCACCGTCCCGGCGCGTCGGCCCAGCCGAACCCACCGACCCAGCCGTACGCGCCGCTGGAGCCGTACACGCCGTCGCGGCTGTTGCCGGTGCCCGTGCACCGGGCGAAGATGCCGCCGCGCAACCGGCTGGTGCCGGTGCTGGTGGCCGGCGTCGTCGTGGTGCTGCTGGGCACGGCGGCGGTGATCGCCGGGGTGGCGCGGGTCGGCGACGGGGACGACCCGAAACCCGGGCCGGGTAACGGCTCCCCCAGCGCCGGCCCGACCGGCACGGGCGCGCCGGCCGCCACCGGCACCGCAGCCGCCGGCGCGACGGCGCCGGTAGCCGCACCCGGCACCCCTCCGGGCACGGTGAGCCTGCGCGACAACCGGGACAACATCGCTCTGAGCTGGACGTATCCGGCCGGCGGCGAGGGGCCGGTGGTCGTGTCGGCCGGCCGGGCAGGGCAGGAGAAGACGGCCATCGCCACGCTGCCCGCCGGCACCGACACCTACATCGTCTACGCGCTGAACCGCGCCAACGACTACTGCTTCACAGTGGCCGTCGTCTGGTCGACCGACACCGTCGCGAGCGCCGACCAGGTCTGCACCCGCCGCCGCTGACGTCCCGACCGGCTGGCGACCTTCGTCATGGTGTGTCGACCGCCGGTCCCCGCTGGTCCTCGGGCGGCAGCGTCGGGAGCAGCAGACACACCCGTAACCCCGGCGAGCCGTCGGCGTCGGTCAGGGTGATGGTGCCGCCGGCGCGGCGGACCAGGTCCCACACGATGGCGAGGCCCAGGCCGGCGCCGCCGCCGTCGCGGCCCCGGCCGTCGTCCAACCTGGTGAACCGGTCGAAGACCCGTCGCCGGTCGGCCGCCGGAATCCCCGGGCCGTCGTCGGTCACCGTCACCAGGTGGTACGCGGCCTCCCGGTGCGGCTCGGCCGTGAGGACCACGCTGCTCCGGGCGTGTCGGACCGCGTTGTCGACGAGGTTCGACAGCACCCGCCGCAGCTCGGCCGCGTTCCCGGCCGTCCACAGCGGGCCCGACGGCGGCACGAGGAGAACCGGCGGCGACGGATACCGCTCGGCGACCTCGGTCACCAGCGCGCCCAGGTCGACCGGGCCGACCCCGCGGGCCGGTGGCATCTCGTCCAGGCGGGCCAGCAGCAGCAGGTCGTCGACCAGCCGGCTCAACCGCTCGGTGTCGGCGAGCAGGTTGACTGTCACCGCCGTCCAGTCCGTCCGGTCGGCGAGCCGCTGGGCCACCTCCAACTCGGTGCGGATGTTGGTGAGCGGGCTGCGCAGCTCGTGTGCCGCGTCGGAGACGAACGTGCGCTGCCGGGTCCGGGCCGACTCCAACCGGTCCAGCATGCCGTTGAGGGTGATTGCCAGCCGATGGATCTCGTCGGCGGAGGCCGGCACCGGCAGGCGGTCGCCGCCCGCGCGGCCGGTGATCTCCTCGGCGCCCCGGCGCAGCGCCTCCACGGGACGCAACGTCGCGCCGACCACCCGCCACGCCACCGCGGCCAGGACCGCCACCAACAGCGGGAACGCCACCAACAGGATGGTCCGTACGACGTGCGTGCCGTGCCGGACGTCGGCCATCGACCGGGCGACCAGCACGGTGAGCGGATCGGCCTCCGTGCCTGCGGGCACGGCGACCACCCGGACCGGGCCGGCGAGCCCGACCCGCTCCGCCGGCGCCACCAGACTCTGCCGGCGACCGGCCTCCAACCGCTCGGGGCGGACCATCGGGACCAGCCGGTCCGCGTCGATCGAGGCGGCCCGGATCCGACCCTGCGCGTCGATCACCTGGACCCGGACCTGCCCGCCGGCCACCGGCAGCGGGTCGGGCAGCGCGTGCTCGGCGGCGAGCAGGGCTACCGCGTCGGCGGTACGGAACGCCTCGGTGTCCACGGTGCGCTGGAGCACGAAGCCGAGCGCGCCCAGCAGCACCGCCCCGCCGAGCGCCAGCCCGACGGTGAGACCGACCACGCCGAGCGCCGTGAGCCGCCCGCGCAGGCCCAACCCGCGCAGACCCCACCCGGGCAGCCGGCGGGCCCAGCGACCGCCCACCGGGTCGTCAGGTGTCACGTCGCCAGCCGGTAGCCGGCGCCCCGGACGGTCTCCAGTCGGTCCCGGCCGAGCTTGCGGCGCAGGTAGCCGACGTACACCTCGACCGCGTTGGGTGCCGTCTCCAGGCTTGCGTCCCACACGTGGTCCAGCAGCTCGATCTTGGAAATCACCTGGCCGGGCCGACGCATCAGGTAGTCAAGCAACGCGAACTCCCGCGCGGTCAACGCCACCTCGGCGTCGGCGCGGGTCACCCGTCGGCGGGCCGGGTCCAGTCGCAGGTCGCCGACCGTCAGCACAGCGGGACGTTCCGGCGCTCCCCGGCGCAGCAGGGCCCGCAGGCGGGCCAGCAGCACCACGTACGAGAAGGGCTTGGTCAGGTAGTCGTCGGCGCCGCAGTCCAGGCCGTCGGCCTGGTCGTACTCGCCGTCCTTGGCCGAGAGCATCAGGACGGGCAGCCAGTGCTGCTCGGCGCGCAGCCGGCGGACCAGCTCGTAGCCGGACAGGCCGGGAAGCATCACGTCGAGGATCATCGCGTCGTACTCGCCGTGCCGGGCAGCGTCCAGGCCGGCCGGGCCGGTCGCCGCCACGTCGACAGCGAACCCCTCCGCCTGCAGACCGCGTTGCAGGGCAGCCGCCAGCCGGGCCTCGTCCTCCACCACCAACAACCGCACGGCTCAAGGGTGCCACCCGGGTCAATGCCGGCGTCCTCAGCGCGTTCACAGGGCCGAGGGGGCAGGATGGCGGGCAGGAGGTGCCCACCATGTCGATCCTGAGAAGCCGTCCCGTCCTGCGCTGGCTGGTCCCGGCAGCCGCCGGCGTCGCCGTCATCGGCGGAGGCGCCGCGATCGGCACGTTCGCCGCCGAGGCGGAGCCGAGCCTGCCGCCGCGTACCGCAGCCCAGCTTCTGGTAGATCTTCAGACCTCCCGGCTGGAGGGGTTGTCCGGGACTGTCGTGCAGCGCGCCGACCTCGGTCTGCCGCCGCTTGTCGGGCTGGTCCCCGGCAACGACCTGACGACCCTGCTGACCGGCACGCACACCCTGCGGGTCTGGTATTCCGGGCCGGAGCGGCAGCGCGTCGCGCTGCTGGACACCCTCGGCGAGCAGGACGTGATCCGCAACGACCGGGACCTGTGGACCTGGGAGAGCCGGGGCAACACCGCCCGCCACCGCACGCTCGGCGACGCGGGCACGGCCGGAAAGCCGGGCCACGCGGCGACGCCGAGTCTCCCCGCCACCCCGCAGGAGGCCGCCGACCTGGCGTTGGGCGCGATCGACCCGAGCACCGAGGTCAGCGTCGGCCGCTCGGCCACCGTCGCCGGTCGGGACGCGTACGAGTTGGTGCTCCAGCCGCGCGACGGTGACTCGCTCGTGCACCAGCTGCGGATCGCCATCGACGCGACGCAGCACGTGCCGCTGCGCTTCGAGGTGCTCGCCAAGGGCAGCGACCAGCCGGCGTTCGAGATGGCCTTCACCCAGGTCGACTACCGGCGGCCCGACGCCGACCAGTTCGCCTTCAACCCGCCACCGGGCGTGGCCGTCACCGAGGAGACCGCCGAGCGGCCCTCGGCGGGCCGGCCCGCACAGGCCGCGCGGGGCGCAGACCCGCAGGTGCGTGCCGTGGGCGACGGCTGGACCACCGTCCTGGTCGCGCGCCTCGACGGGACCCCGGGCGAGGCGGTCGCCGGTAAGCCGGCCGGTGCCGCGCCGGACGCGGACCTGTCGAAGCTGCTCGGCGGGTTGCCGGCGGTCCGTGGGGACTGGGGCAGCGGCCGGCTGCTCACCGGCAAGCTGTTCAGCGTGCTGCTCACCGACGACGGTCGGGTGCTCGCCGGAGCGGTCACCCCCGAGCGGCTCTACCAGGTCGCTCGCGGCTGACGTCCCGAAG
Proteins encoded in this window:
- a CDS encoding RrF2 family transcriptional regulator, which gives rise to MQISARGDYAVRAALSLATAYPSLLSTQAIAAEQDMPRKFLEAVLADLRRAGIVRAQRGAEGGYTLARAPREVTVGAVLRAVEGPLAGVRGLRPEETRYEGAAENLPGLWVAVRAAVRRVVDEVSLAEIISGRLPAHVRRLTALPDAWEPR
- a CDS encoding malonic semialdehyde reductase, with translation MTAPAAADLFALDRAAQDLLFRAARTANTFTDEPVTDAQVAAIHDLIRYGPTAYNGQPLRVLLLRSSESRARLLPYVSSSNRAKTASAPLVAVLAADVDFHERLPELYPHRPQARDWLADRVARAEQARFNATLQIGYLLVGVRAAGLAAGPMAGFDAAGVTREFFPAGRHEALLLMSVGHPGPDAWRERLPRLPTADVIHTL
- a CDS encoding flavin reductase family protein, giving the protein MTTVERPVTDAAELRPVDQNLFRALLRRQATSVTVVTAVARATDPACLGGIGAPIRAGFTATSFTSVSLDPPLVSFCLGVASSSWPVLARAEHVAVHLLAAGQREAATVFATSGIDRFAAYPDWTPGPFGVPLLTGVLARLFCRVVHRVPAGDHTLVIAEPLALSDGGDGRPLVHHQGGYLAATPE
- a CDS encoding DUF4236 domain-containing protein — encoded protein: MGLMFRKRKKIGPLILNFTENGFSSWSIKIGRWSWNSKARAHRVDLPGPLSWKQDKSRS
- a CDS encoding VOC family protein — encoded protein: MGIHRLNHAVLYVSDLARSVAFYRDVLGFRPVAMTPDGFRGATFLQAPDSTNDHDLGLFEIGAAAGRSTAGRATVGLYHLAWEVDTLDELAATAERLTAAGALVGTSDHGTTKSLYGQDPDGLEFEVVWLVPADRLDDGALAARKRIGRLDLAAERQRYGGQTRGGVGISVPA
- a CDS encoding MarR family winged helix-turn-helix transcriptional regulator, which gives rise to MVVMTRWLDPDEQRTWRAFLAASRALMDTLDRELQRDAGMPHAYYEILVRLSETPGRQLRMSDLAEAAGSSRSRLSHAVARLEAAGWVRREDCPTDRRGQIAVLTDEGFAILAAAAPGHVEGVRRHLFDALSPAQVDQLRRISETLAEHLTRS
- a CDS encoding tetratricopeptide repeat protein — translated: MSSGFDELTDQAHHLVSTGDVAGAQRLLSDALTDADPRPANATPELAEAASLQARVLVALGEPHSARGWAAFAYAATTRLHGRSDPRTVAAAATLAAVLHRVGSHSRAARLYQEVIIELTAQDGPESLRVLAAHADLATVEYARGQCTVARDRLQDAWELHREVYGDGHPSGIKMLARLGAMQRDCGQFAEAHDNLALARELCRQHLAADDPLASQVAALARAAANPDHACADDAPAERDVPVVPAARTAPHSDRPVESAYHPPASPPRQVEEEVTAPADREDESWAAHGVGSVPNPRVPADEPDGSPGFRWPPPDPTDEPDFRWPPDPTYDDPAPHPTVPPVPPSVAGFTGGVEEASGVYRLHRPGASAQPNPPTQPYAPLEPYTPSRLLPVPVHRAKMPPRNRLVPVLVAGVVVVLLGTAAVIAGVARVGDGDDPKPGPGNGSPSAGPTGTGAPAATGTAAAGATAPVAAPGTPPGTVSLRDNRDNIALSWTYPAGGEGPVVVSAGRAGQEKTAIATLPAGTDTYIVYALNRANDYCFTVAVVWSTDTVASADQVCTRRR
- a CDS encoding ATP-binding protein codes for the protein MRGLGLRGRLTALGVVGLTVGLALGGAVLLGALGFVLQRTVDTEAFRTADAVALLAAEHALPDPLPVAGGQVRVQVIDAQGRIRAASIDADRLVPMVRPERLEAGRRQSLVAPAERVGLAGPVRVVAVPAGTEADPLTVLVARSMADVRHGTHVVRTILLVAFPLLVAVLAAVAWRVVGATLRPVEALRRGAEEITGRAGGDRLPVPASADEIHRLAITLNGMLDRLESARTRQRTFVSDAAHELRSPLTNIRTELEVAQRLADRTDWTAVTVNLLADTERLSRLVDDLLLLARLDEMPPARGVGPVDLGALVTEVAERYPSPPVLLVPPSGPLWTAGNAAELRRVLSNLVDNAVRHARSSVVLTAEPHREAAYHLVTVTDDGPGIPAADRRRVFDRFTRLDDGRGRDGGGAGLGLAIVWDLVRRAGGTITLTDADGSPGLRVCLLLPTLPPEDQRGPAVDTP
- a CDS encoding response regulator transcription factor — protein: MRLLVVEDEARLAAALQRGLQAEGFAVDVAATGPAGLDAARHGEYDAMILDVMLPGLSGYELVRRLRAEQHWLPVLMLSAKDGEYDQADGLDCGADDYLTKPFSYVVLLARLRALLRRGAPERPAVLTVGDLRLDPARRRVTRADAEVALTAREFALLDYLMRRPGQVISKIELLDHVWDASLETAPNAVEVYVGYLRRKLGRDRLETVRGAGYRLAT
- a CDS encoding LolA family protein, with translation MSILRSRPVLRWLVPAAAGVAVIGGGAAIGTFAAEAEPSLPPRTAAQLLVDLQTSRLEGLSGTVVQRADLGLPPLVGLVPGNDLTTLLTGTHTLRVWYSGPERQRVALLDTLGEQDVIRNDRDLWTWESRGNTARHRTLGDAGTAGKPGHAATPSLPATPQEAADLALGAIDPSTEVSVGRSATVAGRDAYELVLQPRDGDSLVHQLRIAIDATQHVPLRFEVLAKGSDQPAFEMAFTQVDYRRPDADQFAFNPPPGVAVTEETAERPSAGRPAQAARGADPQVRAVGDGWTTVLVARLDGTPGEAVAGKPAGAAPDADLSKLLGGLPAVRGDWGSGRLLTGKLFSVLLTDDGRVLAGAVTPERLYQVARG